One window of the Dreissena polymorpha isolate Duluth1 chromosome 5, UMN_Dpol_1.0, whole genome shotgun sequence genome contains the following:
- the LOC127832162 gene encoding uncharacterized protein LOC127832162, giving the protein MESTPSNLLRTPRVVCRMDGRDIFIEVEEASGRGTLWSSGRDLVIELGTMLPLDHGRVERAVEGQVSLARRRGRLGFVSEVRKYGHQILSDSFIKRVLAGPEKQRRTPGASLSGRPRGTVELSRSRPKPAPILTALDFPALPAQLGSEGVKVEPGVESLVPNPSSLDTLVLPVGSECGRVKVEPEEEAFVSDSTSLVVPESPVRLVEVKAEPEGEAFMASQPSALDFLVSPVRLVEAACKVGPEEGVIIISDEEDMEVDAPLAANLDQEIVGEPGFARPIDEMAEPAGAMSLQGRMIRGMDRCERRSRPLDRGAEFNGGVGTRDRSRSQQDDVGFKRKKTQGCPVCGLRARSIRHHVEARHFPPVFRREAWENPEKDHVRFRGVICVINSLGLQSFDEAMLFVGRQRLSISEQSCLNDKDQVWLERVSRRFMFYIPPIFHVARVNSRALLFHWRVLAALLKLCSQEVRDDFFAQRFVRRRGVVQVTGSTQATELMQRSGPDCCVAAQATGSTQATELVQGAGSDRSVVMEAQATVSSPEMDLIQRPEPVTCVEKGAQVMALTQVAESVPEPGSLGNECELGDDFEIAPVVQEWISVRNAELTAFDSHFHLDRSYKTTKVGSIEALVGHTVGPMPEVPVRVNGGVAVFCDPPNYPREYPSVTGFGSAVGVHPKAPLRDVKGVVGQVERELRKDGVVALGEIGLDRTVPEREWGRQEEMFVGLLELACPRRPVILHIRGQDTYSCEASALALRLMQKNVSPTQRIHLHCFTGTLDQVLSWSAAFPRCYFSISGLAARFDEVQKSAVRGIPADRLLVETDSPYLRVRSKKDNTPAYVGEVANTVAQIRKETLREILRTTAENGRRLYNL; this is encoded by the coding sequence AACGCCACGTGTGGTTTGTCGCATGGATGGGCGTGACATATTTATTGAGGTCGAGGAGGCCAGCGGTCGGGGTACGCTTTGGAGTTCGGGGCGGGACCTCGTCATTGAGCTGGGGACGATGTTGCCCTTGGACCATGGTAGGGTAGAAAGGGCGGTGGAAGGCCAAGTAAGTTTGGCCAGGAGGAGAGGGCGCCTAGGGTTTGTATCCGAGGTCAGGAAGTACGGCCATCAAATTCTTAGTGATTCGTTCATTAAGAGGGTGTTGGCCGGTCCTGAAAAACAACGGAGGACCCCTGGGGCTTCACTGAGCGGGAGGCCCCGGGGTACTGTAGAGTTGTCCAGATCGAGACCAAAGCCGGCTCCGATCCTGACAGCGCTGGACTTCCCTGCGTTGCCAGCACAGTTGGGATCGGAGGGGGTCAAGGTTGAACCTGGGGTAGAGTCACTCGTGCCCAATCCTTCCTCGCTGGACACACTTGTGTTGCCAGTAGGGTCGGAGTGTGGGAGGGTGAAGGTCGAACCTGAGGAGGAGGCATTTGTCTCCGATTCGACATCGCTGGTTGTCCCTGAGTCGCCAGTGAGGTTGGTGGAGGTCAAGGCCGAGCCTGAAGGGGAGGCCTTCATGGCCTCGCAGCCATCAGCACTGGACTTCCTTGTGTCGCCAGTGAGGTTGGTGGAGGCTGCGTGCAAGGTTGGCCCCGAAGAAGGGGTCATCATCATCTCTGATGAGGAAGACATGGAGGTTGATGCTCCTTTGGCGGCTAACCTTGACCAGGAAATTGTGGGGGAACCCGGTTTTGCACGGCCTATAGATGAAATGGCAGAGCCCGCAGGGGCAATGTCACTTCAAGGTAGGATGATAAGAGGTATGGACCGGTGTGAGAGACGGTCCAGGCCTCTTGATAGAGGGGCAGAGTTTAATGGAGGGGTTGGGACCAGGGATAGATCCCGGTCCCAGCAGGATGATGTGGGTTTTAAGAGGAAAAAGACCCAGGGTTGTCCCGTGTGTGGATTAAGGGCAAGATCGATAAGACACCATGTTGAGGCCCGGCATTTTCCGCCTGTGTTTCGTCGGGAGGCATGGGAGAATCCGGAAAAGGACCATGTGCGGTTTAGAGGGGTAATATGCGTCATCAATAGTCTGGGTCTCCAGAGCTTTGATGAGGCTATGCTTTTCGTGGGCCGCCAGAGGTTATCAATTTCGGAGCAGTCCTGCCTGAACGACAAGGACCAGGTCTGGTTAGAAAGGGTCTCTCGCAGGTTTATGTTTTACATTCCCCCTATATTCCACGTTGCACGGGTAAACTCGCGAGCGCTCCTCTTCCACTGGAGAGTGTTGGCCGCGTTGCTGAAGCTATGCAGCCAAGAGGTAAGAGACGATTTCTTTGCCCAAAGGTTTGTCAGGCGGCGCGGCGTGGTCCAGGTGACTGGGTCGACTCAGGCAACTGAGTTGATGCAGAGATCCGGACCAGATTGTTGTGTGGCGGCCCAGGCTACTGGGTCGACTCAGGCAACTGAGTTGGTGCAGGGAGCTGGATCAGATCGGAGTGTGGTCATGGAGGCTCAGGCGACTGTGTCGAGTCCAGAGATGGATTTGATTCAGAGACCCGAGCCAGTCACTTGTGTAGAAAAAGGGGCCCAGGTGATGGCGTTGACTCAAGTGGCAGAGTCGGTCCCAGAGCCCGGGTCTCTAGGGAATGAGTGTGAATTGGGTGATGACTTTGAAATTGCACCTGTGGTTCAAGAGTGGATTTCGGTTAGGAATGCTGAACTCACCGCGTTCGACAGCCACTTTCACTTGGACCGCAGTTATAAGACGACCAAGGTTGGTTCTATTGAGGCGTTGGTGGGGCATACCGTGGGGCCAATGCCTGAGGTACCAGTGCGGGTAAATGGGGGAGTTGCAGTTTTCTGCGATCCACCCAACTACCCAAGGGAATATCCCAGTGTCACTGGTTTCGGGTCGGCTGTCGGGGTACATCCTAAGGCGCCTCTAAGGGACGTTAAAGGGGTGGTAGGACAGGTGGAGAGAGAGTTGCGGAAGGATGGGGTGGTAGCGCTTGGAGAGATCGGTTTAGACAGAACCGTGCCTGAAAGAGAGTGGGGTAGGCAGGAGGAGATGTTTGTAGGGCTGTTGGAGCTGGCTTGCCCTAGGCGACCAGTTATTTTGCATATTCGGGGGCAGGACACGTACTCTTGTGAGGCTAGTGCCCTTGCCCTCCGACTCATGCAGAAGAACGTTAGTCCGACTCAGCGGATACACCTCCACTGCTTCACGGGGACTCTCGATCAGGTTCTGAGTTGGTCCGCTGCATTTCCCCGTTGCTACTTTAGCATCTCAGGTCTGGCTGCGCGTTTTGATGAGGTGCAAAAGTCAGCTGTGCGAGGGATTCCGGCCGACCGACTCCTAGTTGAGACCGATTCTCCTTACTTGCGAGTCCGAAGTAAGAAAGACAATACTCCGGCGTACGTGGGTGAAGTTGCAAATACGGTGGCCCAGATCCGAAAGGAGACCCTCAGGGAGATATTGCGCACTACTGCTGAGAACGGCAGGCGTCTTTATAACCTGTAG